In Salinigranum marinum, one DNA window encodes the following:
- a CDS encoding ABC transporter permease has translation MSSPTSSGPGSSGPVAAVERVVETHGGSLARVAMLAVFAFLWVPIAVLVFMSFAAGGVLSFPPEELTLRWYVEFLGNDTAIDAIVTTLQVSVPTTVITVVLATLIAYAVDRYVFPGRNALQLLATLPIVVPLVVTGIALVLFFGLIRPLIVVNGYPAVVIAHVIRTIPFATLVIIPTFLTFDRGLEEASKDLGADELQTFLRVTLPNVFPGIVAGGLLAFTLSFNEFVFTYFVKDSATTTLPVYIWNQIRYNVTPEVNVISVVFLLVAVTLVLVAVSLTRVDLLARN, from the coding sequence ATGAGTTCGCCAACCTCCTCCGGACCCGGCTCGTCCGGCCCCGTCGCGGCGGTCGAACGCGTCGTCGAGACCCACGGCGGGTCGCTCGCCCGCGTCGCGATGCTCGCCGTCTTCGCGTTCCTCTGGGTCCCCATCGCCGTCCTCGTGTTCATGTCGTTCGCCGCGGGCGGCGTGCTCTCGTTCCCGCCCGAGGAGCTCACCCTCCGGTGGTACGTCGAGTTCCTCGGCAACGACACGGCCATCGACGCCATCGTCACCACACTGCAGGTGTCGGTCCCGACAACCGTCATCACCGTGGTGCTGGCGACGCTGATCGCCTACGCGGTCGACCGCTACGTCTTCCCCGGCCGCAACGCCCTCCAGCTCCTGGCGACGCTCCCCATCGTCGTCCCGCTGGTGGTGACCGGGATCGCGCTCGTGCTCTTCTTCGGGCTGATCCGGCCGCTGATCGTCGTCAACGGCTACCCCGCGGTGGTGATCGCCCACGTGATCCGCACGATCCCGTTCGCGACGCTCGTCATCATCCCGACGTTCCTCACCTTCGACCGCGGGCTGGAGGAGGCCTCGAAGGACCTCGGCGCGGACGAACTCCAGACGTTCCTGCGGGTGACGCTCCCGAACGTCTTCCCCGGCATCGTCGCCGGTGGCCTCCTGGCCTTTACTCTCTCGTTCAACGAGTTCGTCTTCACTTACTTCGTGAAGGACTCGGCGACCACGACGCTCCCGGTGTACATCTGGAACCAGATCCGCTACAACGTCACCCCCGAGGTGAACGTCATCAGCGTCGTGTTCCTCCTCGTGGCCGTGACGCTCGTCCTGGTGGCCGTCTCGCTCACGCGCGTCGACCTCCTCGCGCGGAACTGA
- a CDS encoding ABC transporter ATP-binding protein, whose protein sequence is MALLSVRGLTKRFGALTAVDDAAFDVEDGEFVSILGPSGSGKSTILRMVAGFEEPTEGDIVLAGENVVGTPPFERDINMVFQNLALFPHLTVSGNIQYGLKQRGVPKDERERRTEEMLEMVRLPGYGPRDPSELSGGEQQRVALARALVNEPALVLFDEPLSSLDRKLRQHMQTELQRIQAETGTTFLYVTHDQEVALSVSDRLVVLNDGLVEQVGSVEALYEAPASQFVADFIGDVNTVEASVVTADGEGLTVETGGVECLVPGRNGFDAGESVSVCVRPHDVRMGADAEGGFAATGTVRTRSYQGSDTVYTVATDRWGDIVADVRGSKFDVGDEVTVAWDGADVHLFEGATGDGAEEAT, encoded by the coding sequence ATGGCGCTTCTCAGCGTACGCGGCCTCACGAAGCGATTCGGTGCACTCACGGCGGTCGACGACGCGGCGTTCGACGTCGAAGACGGCGAGTTCGTCTCCATCCTCGGCCCCTCCGGGTCGGGGAAGTCGACCATCCTCCGGATGGTCGCGGGCTTCGAAGAGCCCACCGAGGGCGACATCGTCCTCGCCGGCGAGAACGTCGTCGGCACGCCGCCGTTCGAGCGCGACATCAACATGGTGTTCCAGAACCTCGCGCTCTTCCCGCACCTCACCGTGTCGGGGAACATCCAGTACGGGCTCAAACAGCGCGGCGTGCCCAAGGACGAGCGCGAACGCCGGACCGAGGAGATGCTCGAGATGGTCCGCCTGCCAGGCTACGGCCCGCGCGACCCCTCGGAGCTGTCGGGTGGGGAACAACAGCGCGTCGCGCTCGCCCGGGCGCTGGTGAACGAGCCCGCGCTCGTGCTGTTCGACGAGCCGCTGTCGAGCCTGGACCGCAAACTGCGCCAGCACATGCAGACCGAACTCCAGCGCATCCAGGCGGAGACGGGGACGACGTTCCTCTACGTCACCCACGACCAGGAGGTCGCGCTCTCGGTCTCCGATCGACTGGTGGTGCTCAACGACGGCCTCGTCGAGCAGGTCGGTTCCGTCGAGGCGCTGTACGAAGCGCCCGCGTCGCAGTTCGTCGCGGACTTCATCGGCGACGTCAACACCGTCGAAGCCAGCGTCGTCACGGCGGACGGCGAGGGCCTCACCGTCGAGACGGGCGGCGTCGAGTGTCTCGTCCCCGGGCGGAACGGCTTCGACGCGGGCGAATCCGTCTCCGTCTGCGTCCGGCCGCACGACGTCCGGATGGGGGCCGACGCCGAGGGTGGATTCGCCGCGACGGGAACCGTCCGCACGCGGAGCTACCAGGGCTCCGACACCGTCTACACGGTCGCGACCGACCGCTGGGGCGACATCGTCGCCGATGTCCGCGGCTCGAAGTTCGACGTCGGCGACGAGGTGACGGTCGCGTGGGACGGCGCGGACGTCCACCTCTTCGAGGGCGCGACCGGCGACGGGGCCGAGGAGGCGACCTGA
- a CDS encoding DoxX family protein, whose translation MSTQNTIHAEILGRDVAFDYSESWVGYSLFFMRVTMGWVLFQGGVTKLITYLDGDPTNNWTASGFLLNAIPEGNPLMGFWGAMAGSPLIDALNMWGLTLTGLALIVGAFVRWSAFWGAMMMLFYWLAALQGGLLAGLPLEHGWVVDDHLVYAFLLFGLGAFGAGRILGVDAWLERTSIVENNRWLRLFLG comes from the coding sequence ATGTCCACACAGAACACGATCCACGCCGAGATCCTCGGCCGCGACGTCGCGTTCGACTACTCGGAGAGCTGGGTCGGCTACTCGCTGTTCTTCATGCGGGTGACGATGGGGTGGGTGCTGTTTCAGGGTGGCGTCACGAAGCTCATCACCTATCTGGACGGCGACCCGACGAACAACTGGACGGCGTCGGGCTTCCTGCTCAACGCCATCCCGGAGGGGAACCCGCTGATGGGGTTCTGGGGGGCGATGGCCGGGAGTCCCCTCATCGACGCGTTGAACATGTGGGGGCTCACCCTCACCGGCCTCGCGCTCATCGTCGGGGCGTTCGTGCGCTGGAGCGCCTTCTGGGGCGCGATGATGATGCTCTTTTACTGGCTCGCAGCGCTCCAGGGTGGCCTCCTCGCGGGGCTCCCCCTCGAACACGGCTGGGTCGTCGACGACCACCTCGTGTACGCCTTCCTGCTGTTCGGCCTGGGCGCGTTCGGTGCCGGCCGCATCCTCGGCGTCGACGCCTGGCTCGAACGCACGTCGATCGTCGAGAACAACCGCTGGTTGCGGCTGTTCCTCGGTTGA
- a CDS encoding formyltetrahydrofolate deformylase, with product MTREYTEITVIGGDKTGIVAKVTNLLFERGINIEDIDQAVRDGVFRMTLHADTSGMVCTEATLRDALAELGERMDVDVQVRFPADRETKRIAVLVTRESHCLEALFEARTAGELDADISVVIGNHDDLRPLADEHGVPFHDVGDEKGSPDEAELLRLLDEYDTDLVVLARYIRILSPNVVFRYEDRIINVHPSLLPSFPGAAAYRQAREAGVRIAGVTAHYVTTDLDQGPIITQRAFDVPDDASVAALKERGQPLEAEALLEAVKLHLDDAVSVHRGRTSLRDGVDGSAYRLGLGDVETPDGPVDGLDAALDGATETDAGDTEDDAEPRPTSGN from the coding sequence ATGACGCGTGAATACACCGAAATCACGGTCATCGGAGGAGACAAGACCGGAATCGTCGCGAAAGTCACCAACCTGCTGTTCGAGCGCGGAATCAACATCGAGGACATCGACCAGGCGGTCCGCGACGGCGTCTTCCGGATGACGCTCCACGCCGACACCTCCGGGATGGTCTGTACGGAGGCGACCCTGCGCGACGCGCTGGCGGAACTCGGCGAGCGGATGGACGTCGACGTGCAGGTCCGGTTCCCCGCCGACCGCGAGACGAAACGCATCGCGGTGCTCGTCACGCGGGAGTCACACTGTCTCGAAGCGCTGTTCGAGGCGCGGACCGCCGGCGAATTGGACGCGGATATCTCGGTCGTCATCGGCAACCACGACGACCTCCGGCCGCTCGCGGACGAACACGGCGTCCCGTTCCACGACGTCGGTGACGAGAAGGGCTCGCCCGACGAGGCCGAGCTTCTCCGACTCCTCGACGAGTACGACACGGACCTCGTCGTCCTCGCGCGGTACATCCGGATCCTCTCGCCGAACGTCGTTTTCCGGTACGAGGACCGGATCATCAACGTCCACCCCTCCCTGCTCCCGTCGTTCCCCGGGGCAGCGGCGTACCGACAGGCGCGGGAGGCGGGCGTCCGGATCGCCGGCGTCACGGCCCACTACGTGACGACCGACCTCGACCAGGGGCCGATCATCACCCAGCGAGCGTTCGACGTGCCCGACGACGCCTCGGTCGCGGCGCTGAAAGAGCGGGGACAGCCGCTCGAAGCCGAGGCGCTCCTCGAAGCGGTGAAGCTCCACCTCGACGATGCCGTGAGCGTTCACCGCGGCCGCACCAGCCTGCGCGACGGCGTCGACGGGAGCGCGTACCGACTCGGCCTCGGCGACGTCGAGACGCCCGACGGCCCCGTCGACGGGCTCGACGCGGCGCTGGACGGCGCGACGGAGACGGACGCCGGCGACACGGAGGACGACGCGGAACCCAGACCCACGTCGGGCAACTGA
- a CDS encoding ABC transporter permease gives MGTETEARTPSGSSTRLTELVDFFRTRPRLKKFAIAGPPYGVLVAFFALPLLAMLVISFQEGQINGPWTLSNYTDFLGSATYLTVVWRTFLVTVQVTVLVTVVGYTLAYSIVRFSRRTTLLLLLVILPFWTSYIIRMYAWINILQSGGVLDSTLQLVGLPAVGLLYTQPAVMIGFTYVWLPLAVLPFYASLTNMDADLIEAAKDLGAGPIKTFFTVTLPMTKNGVITGVILVFIPTFGSFITPRLLGGTNNIMIGMVIENQFKSAFNWPFGAAIGIVISAVVVALLVAGARSGGNLFGGGERDRS, from the coding sequence ATGGGCACCGAGACCGAAGCGCGGACTCCGAGCGGGTCGTCGACCCGCCTGACCGAACTGGTCGACTTCTTCCGGACGCGACCACGGCTGAAGAAGTTCGCCATCGCTGGGCCGCCGTACGGCGTCCTCGTCGCGTTCTTCGCGCTCCCGCTGCTCGCGATGTTGGTCATCTCGTTTCAGGAGGGGCAGATCAACGGCCCCTGGACGCTGTCGAACTACACCGACTTCCTCGGATCGGCGACGTACCTCACCGTCGTCTGGCGGACGTTCCTCGTCACGGTCCAGGTGACGGTGCTCGTCACCGTCGTCGGCTACACCCTCGCGTACAGCATCGTCCGCTTCTCCCGGCGGACCACGCTTCTCCTCCTGCTCGTGATCCTCCCCTTCTGGACCTCGTACATCATCCGGATGTACGCGTGGATCAACATCCTCCAGAGCGGCGGCGTGCTCGACTCGACGCTCCAGCTGGTCGGCCTCCCGGCCGTGGGACTGCTCTACACCCAGCCGGCGGTGATGATCGGCTTCACCTACGTGTGGCTCCCGCTCGCCGTCCTCCCCTTCTACGCCTCGCTCACGAACATGGACGCCGACCTCATCGAGGCCGCGAAGGACCTCGGTGCGGGCCCGATCAAGACGTTCTTCACCGTGACGCTCCCGATGACCAAGAACGGCGTCATCACCGGCGTCATCCTCGTGTTTATTCCCACGTTCGGGTCCTTCATCACTCCTCGGCTGTTGGGCGGGACGAACAACATCATGATCGGGATGGTCATCGAGAACCAGTTCAAATCGGCGTTCAACTGGCCGTTCGGTGCCGCCATCGGTATCGTCATCTCGGCGGTGGTGGTCGCCCTGCTCGTCGCGGGCGCGCGCTCGGGTGGGAACCTCTTCGGCGGCGGGGAGCGTGATCGGTCATGA
- the mutL gene encoding DNA mismatch repair endonuclease MutL, which translates to MTRIRRLETETRRKIAAGEVVTRPSSVVRELVENSLDADASRVSVAVEGDGTERIWVRDDGHGMDSDDAALAVERHTTSKLSGPADVERVSTLGFRGEALPSIVAVASLELTTNDGGPRGTRVRVSDDGIETAPAGRARGTTVQVADLFYNRPARRKHLGSAKAEFARVSKLLSRYALCHPDVGFSLSHDGRETFSTPGTGWTDALLGVYDRTVAGQCTHFSFAAGSADGTETGVEGVLCYPSVTRATRDHVHVAVNGRPLADESLRRAVVAGYGSLLPSNRAPIAVVSITVPPDAVDHNVHPAKAAVAFRDEGVADRVERAVADALSTADLRRSGEVAMDLDATLEPVEGESRLADASVIGGFRDLYLLCAAGDELLVVDQHAAHERVNYERLRAAVGSVPSQAVDPPATLSVTPAEAALVESRGDELRALGYDASPFGGGTIRVSAVPAPLGRTAAPASLREVLATLDRGGERPADARDDLLKEMACHPSLKAGDALSAAAAERLLDRLGACDQPYACPHGRPTVLSIGEETLVRGFERGNTRFG; encoded by the coding sequence ATGACGCGAATCAGGAGACTTGAGACCGAAACCAGACGGAAGATCGCCGCCGGCGAGGTCGTCACTCGCCCGTCGTCAGTGGTACGAGAACTCGTCGAGAACAGCCTCGACGCCGACGCCTCACGGGTGTCGGTCGCCGTCGAGGGCGACGGGACCGAGCGAATCTGGGTCCGCGACGACGGCCACGGGATGGACAGCGACGACGCCGCGCTCGCGGTCGAGCGTCACACCACGTCGAAGCTCTCCGGCCCGGCCGACGTCGAGCGCGTTTCGACGCTCGGCTTCCGCGGCGAGGCCTTACCCAGTATCGTCGCCGTCGCCAGCCTCGAGTTGACGACGAACGACGGCGGGCCGCGGGGGACGCGCGTCCGCGTCTCCGACGACGGGATCGAGACCGCTCCCGCCGGCCGCGCGCGGGGGACGACTGTCCAGGTCGCCGACCTCTTTTACAACCGGCCCGCCCGTCGGAAACACCTCGGCTCCGCGAAGGCCGAGTTCGCGCGCGTCTCGAAGCTGCTCTCGCGGTACGCGCTCTGTCACCCCGACGTCGGGTTCTCGCTGTCGCACGACGGCCGCGAGACGTTCTCGACGCCTGGCACCGGCTGGACAGACGCGCTCCTCGGGGTGTACGACCGGACGGTCGCCGGCCAGTGCACGCACTTTTCGTTCGCCGCCGGCTCGGCCGACGGGACAGAGACGGGCGTCGAGGGCGTCCTCTGTTACCCGTCGGTCACCCGCGCCACGCGCGATCACGTCCACGTCGCGGTCAACGGCCGCCCGCTCGCGGACGAGTCGCTCCGGCGGGCCGTCGTCGCGGGCTACGGTTCGCTCCTCCCCTCGAACCGGGCACCGATCGCCGTCGTGTCGATCACCGTCCCGCCCGACGCGGTTGACCACAACGTCCACCCCGCGAAGGCCGCGGTGGCGTTCCGCGACGAGGGCGTGGCCGATCGGGTCGAACGCGCCGTCGCCGACGCGCTCTCGACGGCCGACCTCCGCCGGAGCGGCGAGGTGGCGATGGACCTCGACGCGACGCTGGAACCGGTCGAGGGTGAGTCGCGGCTCGCCGACGCGTCGGTCATCGGCGGCTTCCGCGACCTGTACCTGCTCTGTGCCGCCGGCGACGAACTGCTCGTCGTCGACCAGCACGCGGCCCACGAGCGCGTCAACTACGAGCGGCTCCGGGCCGCCGTGGGCTCGGTCCCGTCGCAGGCCGTCGACCCGCCGGCGACGCTGTCGGTCACGCCCGCGGAGGCGGCGCTGGTCGAGTCACGCGGGGACGAACTCCGGGCGCTCGGGTACGACGCATCGCCGTTCGGCGGCGGGACGATCCGCGTCAGCGCCGTCCCGGCCCCGCTCGGGCGGACCGCCGCACCGGCGTCGCTCCGTGAGGTCCTCGCGACCCTCGATCGGGGCGGCGAACGCCCCGCGGACGCCCGCGACGACCTCCTGAAGGAGATGGCGTGTCACCCCTCTCTGAAGGCCGGCGACGCGCTCTCCGCGGCGGCGGCGGAGAGACTGCTCGACCGCCTCGGCGCGTGCGACCAGCCGTACGCCTGCCCGCACGGGCGGCCGACCGTTCTCTCGATCGGCGAGGAGACGCTCGTCCGCGGGTTCGAGCGCGGGAACACGCGGTTCGGCTGA
- the purS gene encoding phosphoribosylformylglycinamidine synthase subunit PurS, translating into MTAYTATVTVRLKRGVLDPEAETTKRALERLGFELDALRSADRFEIDLDADSTDAAAERADEMAERLLANPTIHDYDVEVAEAE; encoded by the coding sequence ATGACTGCCTACACCGCGACGGTCACCGTCCGCCTCAAGCGTGGCGTGCTCGATCCGGAGGCCGAGACGACGAAACGCGCGCTCGAACGCCTCGGGTTCGAGCTCGACGCCCTCCGTTCGGCCGACCGGTTCGAGATCGACCTCGACGCCGACTCGACCGACGCCGCCGCCGAACGAGCCGACGAGATGGCCGAACGACTGCTCGCCAACCCGACCATCCACGACTACGACGTGGAGGTCGCGGAGGCGGAATGA
- a CDS encoding metal-dependent hydrolase: protein MFPLGHALFGYLLYVPFALLTRYRLPYRGTLVALLVGTQFPDVVDKPLAFVGVLPSGRALAHSVFFAAGLFAVLWVAARRYDRPHRPHLAAAFGFGHVSHLLGDAVNPVAAGRIGELTFLLWPVFPATTYPSDDIAPWVRIVRYYASPELTPGLVLIPIAVIVFVAIEIRRRRLPT from the coding sequence GTGTTCCCGCTCGGTCACGCGCTGTTCGGTTACCTGCTGTACGTCCCGTTCGCGCTGCTCACCCGCTATCGGCTCCCCTACCGCGGTACCCTCGTCGCCCTCCTCGTCGGGACCCAGTTCCCCGACGTCGTCGACAAGCCGCTCGCCTTCGTCGGGGTACTTCCCAGCGGTCGGGCCCTCGCACACTCCGTGTTCTTCGCGGCCGGCCTCTTCGCCGTGCTCTGGGTCGCCGCGCGCCGGTACGACCGTCCCCACCGTCCCCACCTCGCGGCCGCGTTCGGCTTCGGCCACGTCTCTCACCTCCTCGGCGACGCGGTGAACCCGGTCGCCGCCGGCCGGATCGGAGAGCTCACGTTCCTTCTGTGGCCAGTCTTCCCGGCCACGACATACCCCAGCGACGACATCGCACCCTGGGTGCGGATCGTCCGGTACTACGCCTCGCCGGAGCTCACTCCCGGGCTGGTGTTGATCCCGATCGCGGTGATCGTGTTCGTCGCCATCGAGATCCGCCGACGTCGGCTGCCGACGTAG
- a CDS encoding archaeosine biosynthesis radical SAM protein RaSEA: MSKPTPEVYERGRGMDAHNQVMRDIRSQKDEQYDPHEPTRVWLDEDNTPDGVRQSLTIILNTGGCRWARAGGCTMCGYVAESVEGGTVAHEALMDQIEVCLDHEEAEADDPSPLIKIYTSGSFLDEREVPAETRAAIADAFADRERIVVESLPDFVAREKLADFTDHGLETDVAVGLETATDRVRHDCVNKYFDFEDFVAASEEADAAGAGVKAYLLMKPPFLTEREALDDMITSVRRCSEYAHTVSMNPCNVQRYTMVDELFFEGGYRPPWLWSVAEVLERTADVDAIVVSDPVGHGSERGPHNCGDCDDRVQRAIKDFDLRQDPTVFEQVDCDCEATWRAVLDEETAYATPLAR, encoded by the coding sequence ATGAGCAAGCCGACGCCCGAGGTGTACGAGCGGGGCCGCGGGATGGACGCACACAACCAGGTGATGCGCGACATCCGGTCGCAGAAGGACGAGCAGTACGACCCACACGAGCCGACGCGAGTGTGGCTCGACGAGGACAACACGCCCGACGGCGTCCGTCAGTCGCTCACCATCATCCTCAACACCGGTGGCTGTCGGTGGGCGCGCGCCGGCGGCTGTACGATGTGTGGCTACGTCGCCGAGTCGGTCGAGGGCGGCACCGTCGCGCACGAGGCGCTGATGGACCAGATCGAGGTCTGTCTCGACCACGAGGAAGCGGAGGCCGACGACCCCTCTCCCCTGATCAAGATCTACACCTCGGGGTCGTTCCTCGACGAGCGCGAGGTGCCCGCGGAGACGCGCGCGGCGATCGCCGACGCCTTCGCCGACCGCGAGCGGATCGTCGTCGAGTCCCTCCCCGACTTCGTCGCCCGCGAGAAGCTCGCGGACTTCACCGACCACGGACTGGAGACCGACGTCGCTGTCGGCCTCGAAACCGCGACCGACCGGGTCCGTCACGACTGCGTGAACAAGTACTTCGACTTCGAGGACTTCGTCGCCGCGAGCGAGGAGGCCGACGCGGCGGGCGCGGGCGTCAAGGCCTACCTCCTGATGAAGCCGCCGTTCCTCACCGAGCGCGAGGCGCTCGACGACATGATCACCTCGGTTCGGCGGTGTTCGGAGTACGCCCACACCGTCTCGATGAACCCCTGCAACGTCCAGCGGTACACGATGGTCGACGAGCTCTTTTTCGAGGGCGGCTACCGCCCGCCGTGGCTCTGGTCGGTCGCCGAGGTGCTCGAGAGAACGGCCGACGTTGACGCCATCGTCGTCTCCGACCCCGTCGGGCACGGCTCCGAGCGTGGCCCGCACAACTGCGGCGACTGTGACGACCGCGTCCAGCGCGCGATCAAGGACTTCGACCTCCGCCAGGACCCGACGGTGTTCGAGCAGGTCGACTGCGACTGCGAGGCGACGTGGCGCGCGGTGCTCGACGAGGAGACCGCCTACGCGACGCCGCTCGCCCGCTGA
- a CDS encoding zinc ribbon domain-containing protein, translated as MGENRSLDDFLHGEGDDGVADEDPASKRSTATTAAAADAGAGAEPTDTGETDESAAERTEESTGDTGREAVEADSEADSAHDGDDAPSVDPPRATYRWSADGDGCPACGATVDRQWRDGDRFVCADCKDW; from the coding sequence ATGGGCGAGAACCGGTCGCTCGACGATTTCCTCCACGGCGAGGGGGACGACGGCGTCGCGGACGAGGACCCAGCGAGCAAGCGTTCGACCGCGACGACGGCCGCGGCTGCCGACGCGGGAGCTGGAGCGGAACCGACCGACACTGGCGAGACCGACGAAAGCGCCGCGGAGCGAACGGAGGAGTCGACCGGGGATACCGGCAGGGAAGCCGTCGAAGCCGATAGCGAGGCCGACTCGGCTCACGACGGCGATGACGCGCCGAGTGTCGACCCGCCACGGGCGACCTACCGGTGGTCGGCCGACGGCGACGGCTGCCCGGCCTGTGGGGCGACCGTCGACCGGCAGTGGCGCGACGGCGACCGGTTCGTCTGTGCGGACTGCAAGGACTGGTAG
- a CDS encoding GNAT family N-acetyltransferase codes for MTRDIDADVVYGIPDGGVDDVIRLLRSTGWAADRDRDGVRRMLDHTDVVVCLVREVVSGRTRDHEVVAFARALTDTEYRAFVEDVVVGVPYRGRGLGTTLIEAVCDHPSVAGVEQVVLECRGELVDFYEQFGFEPVPAEAVLMKRERDANRSGG; via the coding sequence ATGACCCGCGACATCGACGCCGACGTCGTCTACGGAATCCCCGACGGAGGCGTCGACGACGTGATCCGGCTCCTCCGCTCGACGGGATGGGCCGCCGACCGCGACCGCGACGGCGTCCGCCGGATGCTAGATCACACCGACGTCGTCGTCTGTCTCGTCCGCGAGGTGGTGAGCGGCCGCACCCGCGACCACGAGGTGGTCGCCTTCGCCCGCGCGCTCACCGACACGGAGTACCGCGCGTTCGTCGAGGACGTCGTCGTCGGCGTCCCCTACCGCGGCCGGGGGCTCGGCACGACCCTGATCGAGGCGGTCTGCGACCACCCGTCGGTGGCCGGCGTCGAGCAGGTCGTCCTGGAGTGCCGGGGCGAACTCGTCGACTTCTACGAACAGTTCGGCTTCGAGCCCGTGCCCGCGGAGGCGGTCTTGATGAAGCGCGAACGCGACGCGAACCGGAGCGGCGGATGA
- the purQ gene encoding phosphoribosylformylglycinamidine synthase I, translating to MTVAVVQFGGSNCDRDAVQALAHLGIEARRVWHEDGLPDDTTGIVVPGGFSYGDYLRAGAMAARAPIMAEVRERAAAGVPVLGICNGAQIGCESGLTEGAFTTNRSARFQCEHVFLRVERADTPWTRAYEEGEVVELPIAHGEGRFEIDAERYERLDDEGRVLFRYCDAAGNVTDAANPNGSTGNVAGILGERDTVAVLMPHPERATLPDLGRTDGQGVLQGLA from the coding sequence GTGACCGTCGCCGTCGTCCAGTTCGGCGGGTCGAACTGCGACCGCGACGCCGTCCAGGCGCTCGCACACCTCGGCATCGAGGCGCGACGCGTCTGGCACGAGGACGGGCTTCCCGACGACACCACGGGTATCGTCGTCCCCGGCGGGTTCTCCTACGGCGACTACCTCCGTGCGGGGGCGATGGCCGCCCGCGCGCCGATCATGGCCGAGGTCCGCGAGCGCGCCGCGGCGGGCGTCCCGGTGCTCGGCATCTGCAACGGCGCACAGATCGGCTGTGAGTCGGGGCTCACCGAGGGCGCGTTCACCACGAACCGGAGCGCGCGCTTTCAGTGTGAACACGTCTTCCTCCGGGTCGAACGAGCCGACACGCCGTGGACGCGGGCCTACGAGGAGGGCGAGGTCGTCGAACTCCCCATCGCCCACGGCGAGGGACGGTTCGAGATCGACGCCGAGCGGTACGAGCGACTCGACGACGAGGGGAGAGTGCTGTTCCGCTACTGCGACGCCGCGGGGAACGTGACCGATGCGGCGAACCCGAACGGGTCGACCGGCAACGTCGCGGGGATCCTCGGCGAGCGCGACACCGTCGCGGTGCTGATGCCGCATCCGGAGCGGGCGACGCTCCCGGACCTCGGTCGGACCGACGGACAGGGCGTGCTCCAGGGACTGGCCTAA